The proteins below are encoded in one region of Knoellia sp. S7-12:
- a CDS encoding SGNH/GDSL hydrolase family protein produces the protein MYVALGDSAAQSIGASRPERGYVGLLAQRLRNSTGHRVQVVNLSRSGARIDDVIDSQIPALAALGRTPHVVTVAIGGNDILQYDRAAFSLASDRLTSALPSGTYVADVPYFMHGHWERQARQAARMLTTSAVAHGLRPVALHEALEAQGLRAMLNQYAADWFHPNDRGHRVWADAFWQQMSAERGDQVGLPLPVPVFQGGRSSSSRVNSGVHEPRLQGE, from the coding sequence TTGTACGTCGCGCTCGGCGACAGCGCCGCACAGAGCATCGGCGCGAGTCGACCGGAGCGCGGCTACGTCGGGTTGCTGGCACAACGATTGCGGAACAGCACTGGGCACAGGGTGCAGGTCGTCAATCTGAGCCGCTCCGGTGCTCGCATAGACGACGTGATCGACTCCCAGATACCGGCACTCGCCGCTCTCGGGCGCACCCCGCACGTCGTCACCGTCGCGATCGGGGGCAACGACATCCTGCAGTACGACCGCGCCGCGTTCAGCTTGGCCAGTGACAGGCTCACCTCCGCGCTGCCTTCCGGCACCTACGTCGCGGACGTGCCGTACTTCATGCACGGCCACTGGGAGCGCCAGGCACGGCAGGCAGCCCGGATGCTCACGACAAGTGCTGTCGCGCATGGTTTGAGGCCTGTTGCGCTGCATGAGGCTCTTGAGGCGCAAGGACTTCGGGCGATGCTCAACCAGTACGCGGCCGACTGGTTCCACCCCAACGATCGCGGACACCGCGTCTGGGCGGACGCCTTTTGGCAGCAGATGTCGGCGGAACGCGGCGACCAAGTCGGCTTGCCGCTGCCGGTACCCGTCTTTCAAGGGGGCCGGTCAAGCTCGTCCAGAGTCAACAGTGGAGTTCATGAGCCTCGACTCCAAGGCGAATGA
- a CDS encoding HAMP domain-containing sensor histidine kinase codes for MLIAQTLVLVAGAVTTWLVAFVVGPSIFHDHLRQAGVGHSPSEAAHVEEAFGSALLIALGVALTASVLLALGVTAFFTRRVQRSTAAVAHSASRIASGHYQSQVPSPGLGAEFDQLATTINDLAQRLGDVETTRRRLLADLAHEMRTPLGSIEAHLEAIEDGVRNLDDETLEVLRGNTSRLQRLAEDITAVARAEEGGLDLRPVPTDTNTLVESATAAAHNAYNEKQVALEVDTRPTGSVLADPDRMAQVLANLLDNALQHTPPGGRVRVSVRKPDPDWVEITLTDNGEGIDAKHLVHIFERFYRADPARSRVRGGSGIGLTISKALVEAHGGGLSASSPGPGGGTAFTIRLPLSRA; via the coding sequence TTGCTCATCGCTCAGACGCTCGTACTGGTCGCGGGTGCCGTGACCACCTGGCTGGTTGCTTTTGTCGTCGGACCGAGCATCTTTCATGACCACTTGCGCCAAGCCGGAGTCGGTCACTCACCCAGCGAGGCTGCCCATGTGGAGGAGGCGTTCGGGTCTGCCCTGCTCATCGCGCTGGGTGTGGCGTTGACGGCGTCCGTGCTTCTCGCTCTTGGGGTGACTGCGTTCTTCACCCGGCGCGTACAGCGCTCGACCGCTGCCGTCGCCCACTCCGCCTCCAGGATCGCCAGTGGGCACTACCAGTCACAGGTCCCCAGCCCCGGTCTGGGCGCTGAGTTCGACCAGCTCGCCACCACCATCAACGATCTCGCCCAGCGCCTCGGCGACGTTGAAACCACCCGTCGCCGCCTCTTGGCCGACCTCGCGCACGAGATGCGCACACCTCTGGGCAGCATCGAGGCACACCTGGAGGCGATCGAGGACGGCGTTCGAAATCTTGACGACGAGACCCTGGAGGTGTTGCGCGGCAACACCTCACGCCTGCAGCGCCTCGCCGAGGACATCACCGCCGTCGCCCGTGCGGAGGAAGGTGGACTCGACCTCCGACCGGTGCCCACGGACACGAACACCCTGGTCGAGTCGGCGACGGCCGCTGCACACAACGCGTACAACGAAAAACAGGTGGCCCTCGAAGTGGACACCCGGCCAACGGGTTCCGTGCTGGCCGACCCGGACCGCATGGCTCAGGTGCTCGCCAACCTGCTCGACAACGCACTGCAGCACACCCCGCCGGGCGGCCGCGTTCGGGTCTCCGTGCGCAAGCCCGACCCCGACTGGGTCGAGATCACCTTGACAGACAACGGCGAAGGCATTGACGCCAAACATCTGGTTCACATCTTCGAGCGGTTCTATCGTGCCGACCCGGCCCGCAGTCGCGTGCGAGGCGGCAGCGGCATCGGCTTGACCATCAGCAAGGCACTCGTCGAAGCCCATGGTGGAGGCCTGTCCGCATCGAGCCCTGGCCCCGGCGGCGGAACGGCATTCACCATTCGACTTCCCCTCAGCCGGGCGTAG
- a CDS encoding response regulator transcription factor, with protein sequence MVHDTPTGQPAPPAQSRGVRALVVEDDVPMATLIGHYLEREGYEVRLSHDGVAAVQAARGLDPDVVVLDLGLPGQDGIEVCRQLRTFSDAYVVMLTARADELDTLIGLSVGADDYMTKPFSPRELVARLRAMQRRPRPLDGSDAGPTFRRFGTLTIDPTGRDVWLEDETVPLTRTEFDVLAVLSARPRMAFSRRQLIDQVWGETWVGDEHLVDVHVGHLRRKLGDDAGAARFIRTVRGVGYRMGTGE encoded by the coding sequence ATGGTCCACGACACGCCAACCGGGCAACCGGCCCCCCCAGCACAGTCCCGCGGCGTCCGGGCGCTGGTCGTTGAGGATGACGTGCCCATGGCGACCCTCATCGGCCACTACTTGGAACGCGAGGGTTACGAGGTCCGCCTGAGCCATGACGGTGTGGCAGCCGTGCAGGCGGCTCGCGGACTCGATCCCGACGTGGTGGTGCTCGACCTGGGCCTGCCGGGTCAGGACGGGATCGAGGTGTGCCGACAGCTGCGCACCTTCTCCGACGCCTACGTGGTCATGCTGACCGCGAGGGCAGACGAGCTGGACACCCTGATCGGTTTGTCGGTCGGTGCGGACGACTACATGACGAAGCCCTTCAGCCCGCGCGAGCTCGTGGCACGTCTTCGAGCCATGCAGCGGCGGCCCCGCCCGCTGGACGGTTCCGACGCCGGTCCCACCTTCCGTAGGTTCGGGACACTGACCATCGACCCCACCGGACGCGACGTCTGGCTCGAAGATGAAACGGTGCCCCTGACGCGAACGGAGTTCGACGTGCTGGCCGTCCTGTCAGCGCGTCCCCGGATGGCCTTCAGTCGACGCCAGCTCATCGATCAGGTGTGGGGAGAGACGTGGGTGGGTGACGAACATCTGGTTGATGTTCACGTGGGACATCTGCGGCGCAAGCTCGGCGACGACGCAGGCGCCGCCCGGTTCATTCGGACGGTGCGTGGCGTTGGCTACCGGATGGGGACGGGCGAGTGA
- a CDS encoding SHOCT domain-containing protein, with the protein MMWNDGMGWTGWLLMSLTAIAFWALVVVAVVALFRDARSDPKQTREGNDDARRILDQRFARGEIDTDEYHARQVVLRSAH; encoded by the coding sequence ATGATGTGGAACGACGGGATGGGTTGGACGGGGTGGCTGTTGATGAGCCTGACGGCCATCGCCTTCTGGGCGCTGGTGGTTGTTGCTGTCGTGGCCCTGTTCAGGGATGCGCGCAGCGATCCGAAACAGACCCGGGAAGGGAACGACGACGCCCGTCGCATCCTCGACCAGCGGTTCGCCCGCGGCGAGATCGACACCGACGAATACCACGCTCGCCAGGTAGTGCTGCGCTCGGCGCACTGA
- a CDS encoding multicopper oxidase family protein, which translates to MPAINRRAVLLGSAGGLLTLGGLPACSTSTGTAVTSSSQAVAMAERARRVAGQRTVTTRLVPRPATLDLGGPMVRSWAYGDSVPGPLLRATAGDRVVVIVDNALPESTSVHWHGVALRNDMDGVPGMTQSPIGTNSQFTYDFTVPDPGTYFYHPHSGVQLDRGLYGVLVVDDPAEPGDYDAEWIVVLDDWVDGTGQTPDDVLAALRKGGAGSGGMDHGSMGGMPMGGMGAEMQSPLLGGAGDVTYPHYLINGRVPASPVTLSAKPGQRVRIRMINAASDTAFRVALGSHRLTVTHSDGFPVVPTDTDALLIGMGERFDVVTTLGDGTFPLVASAEGKSGQGLALVRTAGGDVPAPGETPAELRKQVALGTQLRATPEVALRAQEPDRTHDLVLGGSMTKYRWTINGKTFDEAEPLEIRQGERVRLRLRNMSMMFHPMHVHGHTFGLRNTKARKDTVIVRPMESVEVDLDAVNPGQWATHCHNIYHAEAGMMTTLSYRA; encoded by the coding sequence ATGCCCGCCATCAACAGACGTGCCGTCTTGCTCGGCTCCGCTGGCGGGCTGCTGACTCTCGGGGGACTGCCAGCGTGCAGCACCTCCACCGGTACTGCGGTCACCTCCTCATCCCAGGCCGTCGCCATGGCCGAGCGGGCACGAAGGGTGGCCGGGCAACGCACCGTCACCACGCGCTTGGTTCCGCGCCCAGCGACCTTGGATCTGGGCGGTCCCATGGTCCGCAGCTGGGCCTATGGCGACAGTGTTCCCGGCCCGTTGCTGCGCGCCACAGCGGGTGACCGCGTGGTGGTGATAGTCGACAACGCGCTTCCCGAATCAACCAGCGTGCACTGGCATGGAGTAGCCCTGCGCAACGACATGGATGGCGTACCTGGGATGACCCAGAGCCCCATCGGGACCAACAGCCAGTTCACCTATGACTTCACCGTTCCTGACCCGGGCACGTACTTCTACCACCCGCACTCGGGCGTGCAACTCGACCGCGGCTTGTACGGCGTTCTCGTCGTCGACGATCCGGCCGAGCCCGGTGACTATGACGCGGAATGGATCGTCGTCCTCGACGACTGGGTCGACGGCACCGGCCAGACGCCCGATGACGTCCTCGCCGCACTGAGGAAGGGAGGCGCGGGTTCGGGCGGCATGGACCACGGCTCCATGGGCGGGATGCCAATGGGCGGCATGGGCGCGGAAATGCAATCACCGCTCCTTGGCGGCGCCGGTGATGTGACCTACCCCCACTACCTCATCAACGGACGGGTTCCGGCGTCTCCCGTCACCTTGAGTGCGAAGCCCGGCCAGCGAGTGCGCATTCGTATGATCAACGCGGCATCGGACACTGCCTTCCGCGTCGCGCTTGGTAGCCACCGCCTGACGGTCACGCACAGCGACGGCTTCCCTGTGGTCCCGACTGATACGGATGCGTTGCTGATCGGGATGGGGGAGCGCTTTGACGTTGTCACTACCTTGGGCGATGGGACGTTTCCGCTGGTCGCGTCCGCCGAGGGGAAATCGGGCCAAGGCTTGGCCTTGGTTCGTACAGCGGGCGGTGACGTTCCCGCTCCCGGAGAGACCCCCGCTGAACTGCGAAAGCAGGTCGCGCTCGGCACTCAGCTCCGCGCTACCCCTGAAGTGGCCCTGCGCGCACAGGAACCCGACCGCACTCACGATCTGGTCCTGGGCGGCTCGATGACGAAGTATCGGTGGACCATCAACGGCAAGACCTTCGACGAGGCAGAACCCCTCGAGATCCGCCAAGGCGAGCGGGTCAGGCTGCGGCTGCGAAACATGTCGATGATGTTTCACCCCATGCACGTGCACGGCCACACCTTCGGACTTCGCAATACAAAAGCACGCAAGGACACCGTGATCGTTCGCCCCATGGAGTCCGTCGAGGTCGACCTCGACGCTGTCAACCCCGGGCAATGGGCGACACACTGTCACAACATCTACCACGCCGAGGCCGGCATGATGACGACCCTGTCCTACCGTGCCTGA
- a CDS encoding DUF305 domain-containing protein, translating to MHLNKRYPILAGLGITAVLTLSACGTDEAGSGASGGTSPTKSSMSENADAGQRGDVMFAQMMIPHHQQAVEMADQALQKDASPKVTELAEQIKAAQGPEIETMTKWLQEWKAPMTAEEGHGGHGGGGMMADGDMKDLSAASGAAFDEMWLTMMIEHHEGAVDMAGDVLKTTSNPEVKEMAQAIVDGQNKEIAIMKALL from the coding sequence GTGCACCTCAACAAGCGGTACCCCATCCTTGCCGGGCTCGGCATCACGGCCGTCCTCACGCTCAGTGCCTGCGGAACGGACGAGGCCGGGTCCGGCGCGAGTGGTGGGACGAGCCCCACGAAGTCGAGCATGTCCGAGAACGCTGACGCTGGTCAGAGAGGCGACGTCATGTTCGCCCAGATGATGATCCCGCATCACCAGCAGGCCGTCGAGATGGCGGACCAAGCTCTGCAGAAGGATGCTTCCCCGAAGGTGACGGAACTGGCAGAGCAGATCAAGGCGGCGCAGGGTCCTGAGATCGAGACCATGACGAAGTGGCTCCAGGAGTGGAAGGCCCCCATGACGGCGGAGGAAGGTCATGGGGGACACGGCGGCGGCGGCATGATGGCCGATGGAGACATGAAGGACCTGTCCGCAGCAAGTGGTGCGGCCTTTGACGAGATGTGGCTCACGATGATGATCGAGCACCACGAGGGCGCCGTCGATATGGCGGGGGACGTTCTCAAGACGACCAGCAACCCTGAGGTCAAGGAGATGGCCCAGGCAATCGTCGATGGGCAGAACAAGGAAATCGCCATCATGAAGGCCCTCCTCTGA
- a CDS encoding F510_1955 family glycosylhydrolase, translating into MASSLALLAGCSAKASDDADAAPTVSVGVASAALPSAHVHGVGRDPGDGTLLLATHEGLFQYGADGPIRVGPTIDLMGFAIAGAGHYYASGHPNAVRELPQPMGLIESTDSGRTWTVLSRGGLSDFHTLTQAGDILIAFDGQLRRTRDHRTWSTADLLGEPRTLSSDPEGKTVLATTEEGLMASKDRGVTWAPVTGAPRLQQVAFGDTRTAVGITLDGAVAMSTDGAKTWRLTGARVPPPQAMSVSMTTSGIEVLVVTEKDVLSSRDGTKFTAISE; encoded by the coding sequence GTGGCCAGCTCGCTGGCATTGCTGGCTGGTTGTTCGGCGAAAGCCAGCGACGACGCAGACGCGGCGCCAACCGTTTCGGTCGGCGTCGCCAGCGCAGCGCTGCCGTCTGCGCACGTCCACGGTGTGGGCCGAGACCCGGGGGACGGCACACTGCTCCTAGCGACGCACGAAGGCCTCTTCCAGTACGGCGCGGACGGCCCCATCAGGGTCGGCCCGACCATCGATCTCATGGGTTTTGCCATTGCTGGCGCCGGACACTACTACGCCTCAGGACACCCGAACGCGGTGCGCGAACTCCCCCAACCCATGGGCCTCATCGAGAGCACCGACAGCGGCAGGACCTGGACGGTCCTCTCCCGTGGAGGACTTTCGGACTTCCACACCCTCACGCAAGCCGGTGACATCCTCATCGCGTTCGACGGACAACTGCGGCGCACGAGGGACCACCGAACGTGGTCAACTGCCGACCTCCTCGGGGAGCCGCGAACACTCTCCTCCGACCCGGAGGGCAAGACCGTTCTGGCCACCACCGAGGAAGGCCTCATGGCGTCCAAGGACCGGGGGGTCACATGGGCACCCGTCACAGGTGCGCCGCGGCTGCAGCAGGTCGCATTTGGCGACACGCGAACGGCCGTGGGCATCACACTCGACGGAGCAGTGGCGATGAGCACCGACGGCGCCAAGACATGGCGCCTCACTGGGGCGAGAGTTCCTCCACCCCAAGCGATGAGCGTCAGCATGACCACTTCGGGCATCGAGGTTCTCGTCGTCACCGAAAAGGACGTCCTCAGTTCCAGGGATGGGACCAAGTTCACCGCCATCAGTGAATAG
- a CDS encoding heavy-metal-associated domain-containing protein, with protein MNTTTITVNGMTCGCCSTKVSAAVESVPGISGAEVDLDASTVTATGNDVDEAAVRTAIASAGYKPA; from the coding sequence ATGAATACCACCACCATCACCGTCAACGGCATGACCTGCGGCTGCTGCTCCACCAAAGTCAGCGCCGCAGTCGAGTCCGTTCCCGGCATCTCAGGCGCCGAAGTGGACCTGGACGCCTCGACAGTGACCGCCACCGGTAACGATGTTGACGAAGCCGCAGTGCGTACCGCGATCGCCTCCGCTGGATATAAGCCCGCCTGA
- a CDS encoding YibE/F family protein has translation MGHHSRHAGADTQRMRTIALAVIVPTGLITLLALIWLWPPPSNVADQSGRAAQHQGVVTGVTKQPCPETPAGQEPLPGGATLDVNGCGTAQVKVSDGPDQGLDVVVTLPNGPGAPTVEDGDEVILVLTENPDGGQYDIVDHQRTKGLWLLGIAFTLAVVAFGRWRGFSALIGLVATFALLLLFVVPAILAGESPLLVAIVGASAIMLTVLYLTHGLTFSTSVAVLGTLASLLLTGLLAAASVAGMHLTGFADESSTFLATSHSVNLQGLLLAGIIIGSLGVLDDVTVTQAATVTELARANPEYGMRELYRAGTRVGRAHIASVINTIILAYAGSSLPLLILIAANNSSIGNVITTQVIAQEIVRSVVATLGLIAAVPITTALAAATARRTITS, from the coding sequence ATGGGCCACCACTCACGTCACGCCGGTGCAGACACGCAACGGATGCGGACCATCGCACTGGCCGTCATCGTCCCCACTGGGCTCATCACGCTCCTCGCCCTGATCTGGCTCTGGCCCCCTCCCAGCAACGTCGCCGACCAGTCCGGGCGCGCCGCGCAGCACCAAGGTGTCGTCACCGGTGTGACAAAACAACCGTGCCCCGAAACCCCCGCAGGCCAAGAGCCGCTCCCCGGCGGAGCCACTTTGGACGTCAACGGCTGTGGAACCGCACAAGTGAAGGTCTCCGACGGCCCCGACCAGGGCCTCGACGTCGTGGTCACTCTGCCCAACGGGCCGGGTGCGCCCACCGTCGAAGACGGTGACGAGGTCATTCTCGTGTTGACCGAGAATCCTGACGGCGGTCAGTACGACATCGTGGATCATCAGCGCACCAAGGGTTTATGGCTGCTCGGGATCGCCTTCACCCTGGCCGTGGTCGCATTTGGGCGGTGGCGCGGATTCTCCGCCCTGATCGGTCTGGTCGCGACCTTCGCCCTGCTTCTCCTCTTCGTCGTCCCCGCCATCCTTGCCGGCGAATCACCCCTCCTCGTGGCGATCGTCGGTGCCTCCGCGATCATGCTCACTGTCCTCTACCTCACCCACGGACTCACGTTCTCCACCTCGGTCGCGGTCCTGGGAACACTGGCAAGTCTGCTCCTCACTGGACTCCTCGCAGCGGCATCAGTGGCCGGCATGCACCTCACCGGGTTCGCCGACGAATCATCGACCTTCCTGGCCACCTCCCACAGCGTCAACCTGCAAGGGCTGCTGCTCGCGGGAATCATCATCGGGTCTCTCGGCGTCCTGGACGACGTCACCGTCACCCAAGCCGCCACCGTCACCGAACTCGCGCGCGCCAACCCCGAGTACGGAATGCGCGAGCTCTATCGCGCCGGGACCCGAGTCGGCAGAGCCCACATCGCCTCCGTCATCAACACAATCATTCTCGCGTACGCCGGCTCCTCCCTTCCGCTGCTCATCCTGATCGCTGCCAACAACAGCTCCATCGGCAACGTCATCACCACGCAGGTCATCGCGCAAGAGATCGTTCGCAGCGTCGTGGCCACGCTGGGGCTGATCGCCGCCGTCCCCATCACCACGGCCTTGGCGGCGGCTACCGCCCGCAGAACCATCACCTCGTGA
- a CDS encoding DsbA family protein, whose translation MADLPLDLWGDITDPWSYVAKRRVEAAVMASERPHDIVLVHHALPGAAVTRDELRRVAVAARPDGIDIAVTEPPDADTTDAHRLVALGLTLGGPALQGAMLERLYAAVFTEGLDVSSHRILQRLAAEAGLEEHRVGDVLASSERSAEVAADVAAARDGDVTETPCLVVDHHARLGGPASAEAYLALIAGRTTV comes from the coding sequence ATGGCCGACCTCCCGCTTGATCTCTGGGGCGACATCACGGACCCGTGGTCCTATGTCGCGAAGCGTCGAGTCGAAGCGGCGGTGATGGCGTCCGAGCGGCCCCACGACATCGTCCTCGTCCATCACGCCCTCCCTGGGGCCGCGGTGACTCGCGATGAGCTCCGGCGGGTGGCGGTCGCCGCGAGGCCGGATGGCATCGACATCGCCGTGACGGAGCCTCCCGACGCCGACACGACGGATGCTCACCGGCTCGTCGCGCTGGGCCTCACCCTCGGTGGTCCGGCGCTTCAGGGCGCGATGCTCGAACGGCTGTATGCCGCAGTGTTCACCGAGGGACTCGACGTCAGCTCACACCGGATCCTGCAGCGCTTGGCGGCCGAAGCCGGCCTGGAGGAGCACCGAGTGGGTGACGTGCTTGCGTCGTCAGAGCGCTCGGCAGAGGTGGCCGCCGATGTGGCTGCCGCACGTGACGGTGACGTCACGGAGACGCCCTGCCTCGTGGTCGACCATCACGCCAGGCTCGGTGGCCCGGCGAGCGCCGAGGCCTACCTCGCACTCATCGCAGGTCGGACCACCGTCTGA
- a CDS encoding C40 family peptidase, translating into MAHSTHGRHRAPGRHNPVSELSVIATRAGVSGAKASAVLAASGGLVAAFALPASAAPDTAAKVTTSVPATPIAAPAAPAISAPAVSTPVKAEVVGVTGVTVVAKPKPKPKPRPVVVREETTEIRPAAAERSSQRSNQRSTASSTRSAKSASRSVARKPVTQNVAQSASGVVNIARSLLGIAYVYGGTTPAGFDCSGFTQYVFRKAGVSIPRTASAQQAAATPVSSPRPGDLVFMGSPAWHVGIYTGDGKFIDSPRTGKFSSERAIWQTPTGYGRF; encoded by the coding sequence GTGGCTCACTCCACCCATGGGCGTCACCGCGCGCCCGGACGACACAACCCTGTCTCCGAACTGTCCGTCATTGCCACGCGCGCCGGTGTCTCCGGCGCCAAGGCCTCCGCGGTGCTTGCTGCCTCGGGTGGACTCGTGGCCGCGTTCGCCCTCCCCGCGTCGGCTGCCCCCGACACCGCCGCGAAGGTCACGACCAGCGTCCCGGCAACCCCGATCGCCGCGCCTGCAGCCCCGGCCATCAGCGCCCCGGCTGTCTCGACCCCGGTCAAGGCCGAGGTCGTCGGCGTCACCGGTGTCACGGTCGTCGCCAAGCCGAAGCCGAAGCCCAAGCCCAGGCCTGTCGTCGTGCGTGAAGAGACGACCGAGATTCGCCCGGCCGCCGCAGAGCGTTCGAGTCAGCGTTCGAATCAGCGCTCGACCGCGTCCTCGACGCGCAGCGCGAAGTCGGCGAGCCGGTCCGTGGCCCGCAAGCCGGTCACGCAGAACGTGGCACAGTCCGCGAGCGGAGTCGTCAACATCGCTCGGAGCCTGCTCGGCATCGCCTACGTCTATGGCGGCACCACGCCGGCCGGCTTCGACTGCTCCGGCTTCACCCAGTACGTCTTCCGCAAGGCCGGCGTCTCGATCCCCCGCACCGCCTCGGCCCAGCAGGCCGCTGCCACGCCGGTGTCGAGCCCGCGCCCCGGCGACCTCGTCTTCATGGGTAGCCCCGCGTGGCACGTCGGCATCTACACCGGTGACGGCAAGTTCATCGACTCGCCGCGCACCGGCAAGTTTTCGAGCGAGCGTGCAATCTGGCAGACCCCCACGGGTTACGGCCGCTTCTGA
- a CDS encoding metal-dependent transcriptional regulator encodes MTDLIDTTEMYLRTVFELEEEGITPLRARIAERLGHSGPTVSQTVARMERDGLLAVAGDRHLELSVEGRRLATRVMRKHRIAERLLVDVIGLEWEYVHDEACRWEHVMSDRVEVKILALLADHAESPYGNPIPGLDEFGEALGEDFRLGLSTLSEVAEIQPTTVTVRRIGEPAQVDHEALGLITAAGLLPGQLAVVRREGGRVIAALAGADESTGVSLPDDIASHVFVARAAAPA; translated from the coding sequence GTGACCGATCTCATCGACACCACGGAGATGTATCTCCGCACCGTCTTCGAACTTGAAGAAGAAGGCATCACGCCGCTGCGCGCCCGGATCGCCGAGCGTCTCGGCCACTCCGGTCCCACCGTCTCGCAGACAGTCGCGCGCATGGAGCGCGACGGTCTGCTGGCCGTTGCTGGTGACCGACACCTCGAGCTGTCCGTCGAGGGTCGCCGCCTCGCGACGCGGGTCATGCGCAAGCACCGCATCGCCGAGCGCCTCCTCGTCGACGTCATCGGCCTCGAGTGGGAGTACGTCCACGACGAGGCGTGCCGCTGGGAGCACGTCATGTCCGACCGGGTCGAGGTCAAGATCCTCGCCCTCCTCGCCGACCACGCCGAATCGCCCTACGGCAACCCGATCCCCGGGCTCGACGAGTTCGGGGAGGCGCTCGGAGAGGACTTCCGACTGGGCCTGTCGACGCTGAGCGAGGTGGCCGAGATCCAGCCCACCACCGTGACCGTCCGGCGCATCGGCGAGCCCGCCCAGGTCGACCACGAAGCGCTCGGTCTCATCACCGCCGCGGGTCTCCTGCCCGGGCAGTTGGCCGTGGTGCGCCGCGAGGGTGGACGGGTCATTGCCGCGCTCGCCGGTGCTGATGAGTCGACCGGTGTCTCTCTGCCCGATGACATCGCTTCGCACGTCTTCGTGGCCCGAGCCGCAGCACCAGCCTGA
- a CDS encoding MFS transporter has product MSATDDFSLRSIALPAFGPTAVWSVGVGASLPIVALSARDLGASVAVAAAFVLIEGIAAFVSTLPAGSLVARIGERRALAGAAVVDALGAALAVFAPNLWTLGIAIGLMGMTGSVFLLARQSWLTARAPVRIRARAMSTMGGVQRVGLFVGPFIAAPLILVWGTQAAYAVAVVAGLSAAVWAWVGLRDHDGASDRAASGVERPGGVGERISLPGLLREHRRVLLTIGVGVLLIGAARQGRFVIVPLWAESVGVTDSQTALIFGIAGGAEVLLFYPAGSVMDRFGRVWVAVPFLLVLGVGMVLLPLAQGFATVAVVSTLIGVGNGLGSGIVQTLGADAAPVVGRAQFLSVWRFLSLIGQNGAPLLVSAVTVLASLGAACVVLGLVVLAGAPWLARWLPAYDPRRAAVGPVRS; this is encoded by the coding sequence GTGTCAGCCACTGACGACTTCTCGTTGCGCAGCATCGCGTTGCCGGCGTTCGGACCCACGGCCGTGTGGTCGGTCGGAGTGGGTGCCTCGCTGCCCATCGTCGCGCTGAGCGCCCGGGACCTCGGGGCGAGCGTTGCGGTGGCGGCGGCGTTCGTCCTCATCGAGGGCATCGCAGCCTTTGTCTCGACGCTGCCAGCGGGTTCGCTCGTGGCCCGCATCGGCGAGCGCAGAGCCCTCGCTGGGGCCGCCGTCGTGGACGCTCTGGGAGCCGCGCTCGCGGTCTTCGCGCCGAATCTGTGGACGCTCGGCATCGCCATCGGCCTCATGGGAATGACGGGTTCGGTCTTCCTGCTGGCTCGCCAGTCGTGGCTCACGGCTCGCGCGCCGGTGCGGATCCGCGCACGAGCAATGTCGACGATGGGTGGGGTGCAGCGCGTTGGACTCTTCGTCGGCCCGTTCATCGCGGCGCCCCTCATCCTCGTGTGGGGCACACAGGCGGCGTATGCCGTCGCTGTCGTCGCCGGCCTGTCGGCTGCAGTCTGGGCGTGGGTCGGGCTGCGGGATCACGACGGCGCCAGCGACCGGGCGGCGTCTGGGGTGGAGCGGCCCGGCGGCGTGGGGGAGCGCATCAGCCTGCCCGGCCTCCTGCGCGAGCACCGCCGCGTGCTCCTGACGATCGGCGTGGGTGTCCTGCTCATCGGGGCCGCACGTCAGGGACGGTTCGTCATCGTGCCTTTGTGGGCGGAGTCGGTCGGCGTCACGGACAGTCAGACGGCGCTGATCTTCGGGATAGCCGGAGGTGCCGAGGTGCTTCTCTTCTATCCAGCCGGTTCGGTCATGGACCGGTTCGGTCGCGTGTGGGTCGCGGTGCCCTTCCTCCTCGTGCTCGGCGTCGGGATGGTGCTGCTCCCGCTGGCCCAAGGCTTCGCCACAGTCGCAGTGGTCTCGACGCTGATAGGAGTCGGCAACGGGCTGGGCTCGGGCATCGTGCAGACGCTCGGCGCCGATGCCGCCCCTGTCGTCGGTCGAGCGCAGTTCCTCTCTGTCTGGAGGTTCCTCTCGCTCATCGGCCAGAACGGTGCGCCTCTGCTCGTCAGTGCTGTCACTGTCCTTGCAAGCTTGGGCGCCGCGTGTGTTGTTCTCGGCCTGGTCGTCCTGGCAGGTGCACCGTGGCTCGCACGATGGCTGCCGGCATACGATCCACGCCGCGCAGCGGTCGGGCCTGTCCGATCGTGA